Genomic DNA from Rhodospirillales bacterium:
GCACATCGAGGTGAACTCGGGACAGGTGAAGCGCACCAACATCCGTTCTCCCGGATGCGGATTGGCGACCGTCTCCAGTGTCGCGGCGTCCGGCGACGATGCAATAGCGGCCGGGCGTCCCAGTTGCGTCGGTTGGTCCGCCATGACCTGCGCTTCCTCCCCGGCGTCGGTATTGTATCGGGAGCGTCCGCCGCGTTCAACCCGCCGGCGGCGGCGCGTCTACGGCCACGTCTCCTCCGGCCAGCTCGGCGCGCGCCCGCTCGATGTGCGCGTCGCTGATGTAGGGCCGCAGCGAATGGAACACGGTAAGAAGCACCGTCAGATCGTCGGCGAAACCGACGCCCGCGAGGATGTCCGGGATCAGGTCTCCGGGCATGATGAAGTACGCCAAGGCGGCGAACAGGATTGCCTTCACGCGGGTCGGCGTCGCGGGATCGTTAGCGGCGTAAAACGCAGCAAGCGCCTCGTCCATGAACGGCACGCGACCCAGGGTGCGTCGCACCTTGGCCCAGAACCGTCGCCGGACCATGTCCTCGCGGCCGGTGAGCGGCGCCAGCGTCTTGGAAACGTCCAGGGGTTTCATGGGCATAACATTGGGTCGCGCGCTGCCGAAATTCAAGTCGGCGTCTCACGCGCCACAACTGGTTGTTCGAATGGCGGCTCGGCGGGT
This window encodes:
- a CDS encoding DUF1232 domain-containing protein — protein: MPMKPLDVSKTLAPLTGREDMVRRRFWAKVRRTLGRVPFMDEALAAFYAANDPATPTRVKAILFAALAYFIMPGDLIPDILAGVGFADDLTVLLTVFHSLRPYISDAHIERARAELAGGDVAVDAPPPAG